In one window of Vibrio sp. DW001 DNA:
- the pilM gene encoding pilus assembly protein PilM, with product MGESLIIGIDIGRFHLKAIVLNASSERYILKSYQQIISSTALFSETNLFNHQEIVKKLQILKQKLPRFRSNVAIFIPDNEVFHSVINIDSKLIAAEIQFAVEQALSIEFTIPIQDLNIDFVKIDGKNGINSSTTEMAVYATSREGVEIRINALYRAGFKPVFISSEGQSLSALLYLIEKKATAERLSEAEPSTLNEEKKIRHGLLHIEEDSTTMCCLNQGHFTHIKSLPLGLSTLKALGDEPFFEQLSQSLSCELESMLISGQVFDKFKFWLNAEVGGSAYPCFQIGQRFNDERKRNNPNQLNQFDSLIIEIEWLKLADLVDSEKDFTELNSYAKAIGIAVGYDIWNKGRCDA from the coding sequence ATGGGAGAATCATTGATAATAGGTATTGATATTGGTCGTTTTCACCTAAAAGCTATTGTACTGAACGCAAGTAGCGAACGGTATATTCTAAAGTCTTATCAACAAATCATCTCGTCCACTGCGCTATTTTCCGAAACTAATTTGTTTAATCATCAAGAAATTGTAAAAAAACTCCAAATTTTAAAACAGAAGTTACCTAGGTTTCGTTCAAATGTCGCCATTTTTATACCCGATAACGAGGTATTTCATAGCGTTATCAATATTGATTCGAAATTAATAGCGGCTGAAATTCAATTCGCGGTTGAACAAGCGTTATCTATAGAATTCACAATACCTATACAAGATCTTAACATTGATTTTGTAAAAATTGATGGTAAAAACGGAATAAATTCATCGACGACAGAAATGGCAGTTTATGCGACCTCTCGTGAAGGCGTAGAAATTCGAATAAATGCACTATACCGAGCTGGCTTCAAACCGGTATTCATAAGTAGTGAAGGTCAAAGCTTATCAGCATTACTGTATTTAATAGAAAAAAAAGCCACTGCTGAACGATTAAGTGAAGCAGAACCAAGCACACTAAATGAGGAAAAAAAGATTCGACATGGTTTGCTCCATATCGAAGAGGACAGCACAACAATGTGCTGTTTGAACCAAGGTCACTTTACTCATATTAAATCATTGCCATTAGGGCTATCTACGCTGAAGGCATTAGGTGATGAGCCATTCTTTGAACAATTGAGTCAGAGCTTATCTTGTGAACTGGAATCAATGCTTATCTCAGGGCAGGTATTTGATAAGTTCAAGTTCTGGTTGAATGCAGAAGTCGGTGGCTCAGCTTATCCTTGTTTTCAAATAGGCCAACGCTTCAATGATGAGAGGAAACGTAATAACCCCAACCAACTAAATCAATTTGATTCACTAATCATTGAAATTGAGTGGTTAAAGCTAGCGGACTTGGTTGATTCAGAAAAAGATTTTACAGAACTTAATAGTTATGCAAAGGCAATTGGAATCGCGGTTGGCTACGATATCTGGAATAAGGGCCGATGTGATGCATAG
- a CDS encoding PilN domain-containing protein, whose protein sequence is MHRINLFPWRVEEKRQSKRRFLRLVVMITAVTVFSQFFINRYFQSKVTEIQASLIELKALQQALNQRLTRLASLEVQQQKTSENLSHIIEIQESRYLVAFALRQLPPLIPDALFLEELSIQRDDIILKGVTNEVSLVNVFAEALKSSSAVFEFEVDSIAAKNQNPDQHDFSLSFRFDQNRRAFNE, encoded by the coding sequence ATGCATAGAATTAATTTATTTCCGTGGCGCGTAGAAGAAAAGAGACAGAGTAAACGACGTTTCTTGCGATTGGTGGTTATGATTACCGCTGTCACGGTATTTTCACAGTTTTTCATTAATCGCTACTTCCAATCTAAGGTAACAGAAATTCAGGCGTCATTGATTGAGCTCAAAGCCCTTCAACAAGCGTTAAATCAACGTTTGACTCGGTTAGCTTCCTTAGAGGTACAGCAACAAAAAACAAGTGAAAACCTGAGCCATATTATAGAAATACAAGAGAGTAGGTACCTTGTTGCCTTTGCTTTACGACAGTTACCTCCGCTTATTCCTGATGCTCTCTTTTTAGAAGAGTTAAGTATTCAACGCGACGATATAATTTTGAAAGGAGTCACAAATGAAGTGAGCTTGGTAAACGTATTCGCAGAGGCATTGAAAAGCAGTTCTGCCGTCTTTGAGTTTGAAGTTGACTCCATTGCAGCAAAGAATCAAAACCCTGATCAGCATGACTTTTCGCTTTCATTTCGTTTTGATCAGAACAGGAGAGCATTCAATGAATAG
- the pilO gene encoding type 4a pilus biogenesis protein PilO: MNSCRMSWAAYILQLKQLKIEDVVQWPIFFKAGFLGGISLISQAIMCWFFIVPKIDEFDGLTDSYIEMQTMIAAKKKRLTQLPFLNQTIDVQDKQLALFLDSMVDENNLSNVLASISQLSKRDNLDIIQIKWGKKEPFRFLYRIPIHVELSGRYGDFVSLSQAIAQLKTVVVLDQFHLKKERSSRGMLKATMTAYTFQYQAVVSANE, encoded by the coding sequence ATGAATAGTTGCAGAATGAGTTGGGCAGCGTACATCCTACAACTGAAACAGCTAAAGATAGAAGATGTCGTGCAGTGGCCAATCTTTTTTAAAGCGGGTTTTTTAGGGGGGATATCTCTTATTTCTCAAGCGATAATGTGTTGGTTTTTCATCGTTCCCAAAATAGATGAATTTGATGGTCTAACCGATTCATATATTGAAATGCAAACGATGATAGCGGCTAAAAAGAAACGCTTGACGCAATTGCCGTTTTTAAATCAAACCATTGATGTCCAAGATAAACAACTCGCCCTATTTTTAGACAGTATGGTTGACGAGAATAACCTCTCAAACGTACTCGCTTCGATAAGCCAACTTTCTAAGCGAGATAACCTTGATATTATTCAGATAAAATGGGGCAAAAAAGAACCTTTTCGTTTCTTATATCGAATACCTATACATGTTGAATTAAGTGGACGATACGGCGATTTTGTTTCCCTTTCACAGGCAATAGCACAGCTAAAAACGGTGGTAGTACTTGACCAGTTTCATTTGAAAAAAGAGCGAAGCAGTAGAGGAATGTTGAAAGCGACGATGACAGCGTATACGTTCCAATATCAGGCAGTGGTAAGTGCTAATGAATGA
- the aroK gene encoding shikimate kinase AroK, whose product MAEKRNIFLVGPMGAGKSTIGRHLASQLHMEFLDSDTVIEERTGADIAWVFDVEGEDGFRIREETVINDLTEQQGIVLATGGGSVKSKDNRNRLSARGIVVYLETTIEKQLARTNRDKKRPLLQTDDPKEVLESLAGERNTLYEEVADYTVRTDDQSAKVVANQIVKMLEER is encoded by the coding sequence ATGGCTGAAAAACGTAATATTTTTCTTGTTGGCCCAATGGGCGCCGGCAAAAGTACAATAGGTAGACACCTAGCATCGCAACTGCATATGGAGTTTTTGGACTCAGATACAGTTATCGAAGAACGCACAGGCGCAGACATTGCTTGGGTATTTGATGTTGAAGGTGAAGATGGTTTCCGCATACGCGAAGAAACGGTTATTAACGACCTAACTGAACAACAAGGTATTGTTCTAGCGACGGGGGGTGGTTCGGTTAAAAGTAAAGATAACCGCAATCGTCTATCTGCTCGAGGCATTGTTGTGTATCTTGAAACAACAATCGAAAAGCAATTAGCTCGTACAAACAGAGACAAAAAACGTCCACTATTACAAACGGATGACCCAAAAGAAGTTTTGGAATCACTCGCTGGTGAGCGTAATACTTTGTATGAAGAAGTGGCGGACTATACTGTTCGTACTGATGATCAAAGTGCTAAAGTAGTAGCAAATCAAATCGTAAAAATGCTAGAAGAACGTTAA
- the aroB gene encoding 3-dehydroquinate synthase has translation MEKITVDLGERSYPISIGAELFNNSAYFSFLSPNKKVVVVSNVTVAPLYADKVVSLIEKQGCDVSVLELPDGEKYKTLETFETVMSFLLEGNFSRDVTLVALGGGVIGDLVGFVAACYQRGVDFVQVPTTLLSQVDSSVGGKTAVNHPLGKNMIGAFYQPKSVIIDTNCLATLPEREFAAGMAEVIKYGIIYDQDFFVWLEENMDKLYAQDKQALTYAIARCCAIKAEVVEQDEKESGIRALLNLGHTFGHAIEAELGYGNWLHGEAVSSGTVMAAKTAQLQSLITEQQLERIIAILKQAKLPVHTPESMSFDDFMKHMMRDKKVLSGQLRLVLPTGIGCADVVSNVPSEKIEQAIDFCRR, from the coding sequence ATGGAAAAGATCACGGTTGATCTTGGTGAACGAAGCTACCCTATCTCTATCGGCGCCGAGTTATTTAATAACTCGGCGTACTTTTCTTTTTTATCCCCTAACAAAAAAGTTGTCGTTGTCAGTAATGTGACGGTTGCTCCGCTATACGCAGATAAAGTTGTTTCGCTTATAGAGAAGCAAGGCTGTGATGTTTCAGTGCTAGAGCTACCGGATGGCGAAAAATATAAAACGCTTGAAACATTTGAGACCGTTATGAGCTTTTTGTTGGAAGGTAACTTTTCACGAGATGTAACCCTCGTTGCGTTAGGTGGCGGAGTTATCGGTGATTTAGTTGGCTTTGTAGCGGCCTGTTACCAACGTGGTGTTGATTTTGTTCAGGTACCAACCACGTTATTATCACAGGTAGATTCATCTGTTGGTGGTAAAACTGCGGTTAATCACCCTCTTGGCAAAAATATGATTGGGGCGTTCTATCAGCCTAAATCCGTCATCATTGATACCAATTGTTTGGCGACGCTTCCAGAGAGAGAGTTTGCGGCGGGTATGGCCGAAGTCATTAAATATGGCATCATTTATGATCAAGATTTCTTTGTTTGGCTAGAAGAAAATATGGATAAGCTTTACGCACAAGATAAGCAAGCACTTACTTATGCTATTGCTCGTTGCTGTGCAATTAAAGCCGAAGTTGTCGAGCAAGATGAAAAAGAGTCTGGTATTCGAGCTCTGCTAAATCTTGGTCATACGTTCGGACATGCAATAGAAGCTGAATTAGGTTATGGCAATTGGTTACATGGAGAAGCTGTTTCTTCTGGAACTGTGATGGCGGCTAAGACAGCCCAGCTACAGAGTTTGATTACAGAACAGCAACTTGAAAGAATAATCGCTATACTTAAGCAAGCAAAGTTACCAGTACACACACCAGAGTCGATGTCTTTTGATGACTTTATGAAACATATGATGCGTGATAAAAAAGTACTATCTGGCCAACTACGCCTTGTTCTTCCAACGGGTATTGGTTGTGCTGATGTCGTGTCTAATGTTCCAAGTGAGAAGATTGAGCAAGCGATAGATTTTTGTCGGCGTTGA
- a CDS encoding AAA family ATPase, with protein MSLAHELRVLDLESQIELLDRLRLLTRFGSNLTNITGDKNSGKSWIAQRYLEAWAQDKNQSLVMCHANQSDAQKRAILLNQIVPSPLFNENDAIADSFSRMIEDNPCDVVIVVDDAQLLSEALLAELWTLVLQAQVNPQWNINVVLFTTGNGLDSVLSRLSYGQETKPLTLEVEPLSAKEIEMFMELLVLKYVSGEDEKRKVRNKVKKTPPLPGALMALGESKVEKRIIIRSIIGSPMKIAALVLILFLLIFGGYFWFYSQSGPTTENSTTDIDGQPVEQTAIPTIETLEDNNTSLSGSQEMMDETGAVDDSKSLPPAITNSSATVGQSDDGQRVVVPSVVVDALLEGDTSNSQVIDDAVLQAQLEQAPPVAQTEFKRDKGAPPLVTFSFSKQELMAVSDRNYTLQIAALQSLDETQRFVTKYGIEKDVRIYPTSRGDTQWFIVTYKDFTTIQEARNARVELPQAVQDLEPWAKSMLQVHREIERAN; from the coding sequence ATGAGTTTGGCCCACGAGTTGCGTGTTTTAGATTTAGAGTCGCAAATAGAATTGCTGGATCGTTTACGACTACTAACGCGATTTGGTTCTAACTTAACCAATATTACCGGAGATAAAAACTCCGGTAAATCTTGGATAGCACAACGCTATTTAGAAGCTTGGGCTCAAGACAAAAATCAATCCCTTGTTATGTGCCATGCCAACCAGTCGGATGCACAAAAGCGAGCCATACTGTTAAATCAAATAGTCCCCAGTCCACTTTTTAATGAAAATGACGCCATTGCCGATAGCTTCAGCCGAATGATTGAAGATAACCCGTGCGATGTTGTTATTGTTGTTGATGACGCGCAGTTATTAAGTGAAGCGTTATTAGCAGAGTTATGGACGCTGGTGTTACAGGCACAAGTTAACCCGCAATGGAATATTAATGTAGTGTTGTTTACTACAGGTAATGGTTTGGATAGTGTTTTATCTCGTTTGAGCTATGGCCAAGAAACAAAACCCCTCACATTAGAGGTAGAGCCGTTGTCGGCTAAAGAAATAGAAATGTTTATGGAGCTCTTGGTATTAAAATATGTATCGGGAGAAGATGAGAAACGAAAGGTTCGGAACAAAGTTAAAAAAACGCCACCGCTACCAGGTGCTTTGATGGCATTAGGAGAAAGTAAAGTGGAAAAACGAATAATCATTCGCTCAATTATTGGCTCTCCAATGAAAATAGCGGCTTTGGTACTCATTTTATTTTTGCTTATCTTTGGCGGCTACTTTTGGTTTTATAGCCAATCTGGGCCAACAACAGAAAACTCGACGACTGACATTGATGGTCAACCAGTGGAGCAAACGGCCATACCGACAATCGAAACCCTTGAAGATAACAATACATCGTTATCAGGCAGTCAAGAAATGATGGACGAAACCGGTGCCGTTGATGATTCCAAATCTTTACCGCCTGCAATTACCAACAGTTCTGCGACCGTGGGTCAATCTGATGATGGTCAACGAGTGGTCGTGCCTTCGGTGGTGGTTGACGCTCTGTTAGAAGGTGATACATCAAACTCGCAAGTTATCGATGATGCTGTGCTTCAAGCTCAGTTAGAGCAGGCGCCTCCTGTTGCCCAAACCGAATTTAAACGAGACAAGGGCGCGCCACCTCTAGTGACCTTTTCGTTTTCTAAGCAAGAGTTAATGGCGGTGTCTGACAGAAATTATACACTGCAAATTGCCGCGCTTCAGTCTTTGGATGAAACGCAAAGATTTGTCACCAAATATGGTATAGAAAAAGACGTTAGAATTTACCCTACAAGTCGCGGAGATACTCAATGGTTTATCGTCACTTATAAGGATTTCACCACTATTCAAGAAGCACGTAACGCAAGGGTTGAGTTACCTCAGGCCGTGCAAGATTTAGAGCCGTGGGCCAAATCTATGCTGCAAGTACACAGAGAAATTGAGCGTGCAAATTAA
- a CDS encoding Dam family site-specific DNA-(adenine-N6)-methyltransferase — protein MKKQRAFLKWAGGKYGLIENIQSHLPPAKKLIEPFVGAGSVFLNTDYEEYLLADINLDLINIYNLVKTEPEKYIEESRRFFKPSSNRKEFYLDIRAQFNATDDVWFRSTAFLYMNRFGFNGLCRYNKKGGFNVPFGSYKKPYFPEKELIFFAEKAKKATFVCESYTDTFSRARKGSVIYCDPPYAPLSNTANFTSYSGNGFTLDDQATLAEISERTAKKRGIPVLISNHDTAHTRRLYKGAELDTIQVKRTISRNGAGRKKVDELFALFTPPEEISDDRVKMSLV, from the coding sequence ATGAAGAAGCAACGTGCCTTTCTGAAATGGGCTGGTGGGAAATATGGGCTTATTGAAAATATACAAAGCCACCTGCCACCTGCAAAAAAATTGATCGAACCATTTGTTGGTGCGGGTTCTGTTTTTTTGAATACCGATTATGAAGAATATCTGCTTGCAGATATAAATCTGGATCTGATTAATATCTATAATTTGGTAAAAACAGAACCAGAAAAATATATCGAAGAATCCAGAAGGTTCTTTAAACCTTCGAGTAATAGAAAAGAGTTCTATCTCGATATTCGAGCGCAGTTCAATGCAACTGACGATGTCTGGTTTCGGTCGACGGCTTTTTTGTATATGAATAGATTTGGCTTTAATGGGCTATGTCGATACAACAAAAAAGGCGGATTTAATGTCCCGTTTGGTTCTTATAAAAAACCTTATTTCCCAGAAAAAGAGCTGATTTTTTTTGCTGAAAAGGCAAAAAAGGCAACATTTGTATGTGAAAGTTATACCGATACCTTTTCACGAGCACGGAAGGGTAGCGTTATTTATTGTGATCCGCCTTACGCTCCATTATCAAATACGGCAAACTTTACTTCCTATTCGGGCAATGGATTTACGCTTGATGATCAAGCGACCTTAGCTGAAATCTCTGAGCGTACAGCTAAAAAACGGGGTATCCCAGTGCTTATCTCAAATCACGATACAGCTCATACTCGCCGCCTGTACAAAGGTGCAGAGCTAGATACCATTCAAGTAAAGCGTACTATCAGTCGTAACGGTGCAGGTCGAAAGAAAGTGGATGAACTTTTTGCTCTGTTTACGCCACCAGAAGAAATATCAGACGATAGGGTTAAAATGAGCCTTGTATAA
- the rpe gene encoding ribulose-phosphate 3-epimerase has protein sequence MKDFLIAPSILSADFARLGDDVEKVLAAGADVVHFDVMDNHFVPNLTFGAPICKALRDYGITAPIDVHLMVKPVDRIIPDFAKAGATMITVHAEATDHLDRSIQLIKECGCQAGVVFNPATPLHYLDYLMDKIDMILLMSVNPGFGGQSFIPSSLDKLNDIRQRIKASGRDIRLEIDGGVKVDNIREIAEAGADMFVAGSAIFNQPDYKAVIDEMRAELAKVKS, from the coding sequence ATGAAAGATTTTCTTATTGCCCCTTCAATTTTATCTGCAGATTTTGCCCGTTTAGGTGACGATGTAGAAAAAGTGCTCGCCGCAGGCGCTGATGTTGTGCATTTTGATGTAATGGACAATCATTTCGTACCAAACCTCACGTTCGGCGCGCCAATCTGTAAAGCGCTTCGAGACTATGGTATTACCGCTCCAATTGATGTGCATTTAATGGTTAAGCCTGTTGACCGAATTATCCCCGATTTTGCAAAAGCTGGCGCAACCATGATTACCGTGCATGCAGAAGCGACCGATCATCTAGATAGAAGCATTCAGCTAATCAAAGAGTGTGGCTGTCAAGCTGGAGTGGTGTTTAACCCCGCGACCCCTTTGCATTATCTTGACTACCTGATGGACAAGATCGATATGATTCTATTGATGTCGGTTAACCCTGGCTTTGGTGGTCAATCATTTATTCCAAGCTCTCTAGATAAATTGAATGATATTCGCCAGCGTATTAAAGCATCTGGTCGTGATATTCGATTGGAAATTGATGGTGGTGTTAAGGTCGACAATATCCGTGAGATAGCGGAAGCAGGTGCCGATATGTTTGTTGCTGGTTCTGCAATTTTTAATCAGCCTGATTATAAAGCGGTCATTGATGAGATGCGTGCAGAGTTGGCTAAAGTGAAAAGCTAG
- a CDS encoding phosphoglycolate phosphatase: MSFEKVKFIAFDLDGTLLDSVPDLAFAVDQTVQALGHDPIEETQVRDWVGNGADVLIARGLSRNIHVDENLSSDEIKKAREMFDRFYAESGHKLSPLYPTVFDTLCQLQQRGYIMSLVTNKPSKFVPEILEQHGLTHFFSDVIGGEDFPKRKPDPIALNWLLEKHGFSADEMLMVGDSKHDILAAKNACCLSFGLTYGYNHGEPLSDSNPDIVADQLSTLLEILPESV, translated from the coding sequence ATGTCATTTGAGAAAGTAAAATTTATCGCCTTTGATTTGGATGGGACGTTATTAGATAGCGTGCCGGATTTAGCCTTCGCGGTAGATCAAACAGTACAAGCGTTAGGTCATGACCCTATCGAAGAGACTCAAGTACGTGATTGGGTAGGAAACGGTGCTGACGTACTTATTGCTAGAGGTCTTAGTCGAAATATCCACGTAGATGAAAACTTAAGCTCAGATGAAATTAAGAAAGCGCGAGAGATGTTTGATCGTTTTTATGCGGAGAGTGGTCATAAACTGAGCCCTCTTTACCCTACTGTTTTTGATACTTTGTGTCAGTTGCAACAACGTGGGTATATCATGTCATTGGTTACCAATAAGCCTTCCAAATTCGTGCCTGAAATTCTAGAGCAACATGGGCTTACACACTTCTTTTCCGATGTCATTGGTGGTGAAGATTTTCCCAAACGTAAACCCGACCCTATTGCATTGAACTGGCTACTTGAAAAACATGGTTTTTCGGCGGACGAGATGCTCATGGTAGGGGATTCAAAGCATGATATTTTAGCCGCGAAGAATGCATGTTGCCTTTCGTTTGGTCTGACGTATGGTTACAACCATGGTGAGCCCCTTTCTGATTCCAATCCGGATATTGTTGCAGACCAACTCTCGACATTATTAGAAATATTGCCAGAGTCAGTGTAA
- the trpS gene encoding tryptophan--tRNA ligase has product MSKPIVLSGVQPSGELSIGNYLGALRQWQRMQDDYDCQYCVVDLHAITVRQDAKKLYQATLDALSICLAVGVTPEKSTLFVQSHVPEHAQLGWILNCYTQMGELNRMTQFKDKSKRYANDINVGLYDYPVLMAADILVYQAEQVPVGSDQKQHLELARDIANRFNNIYGETFVVPEPYIPEVGSRVMSLQDATKKMSKSDDNRKNVITLLEDPKSITKKIKSAVTDPEDPPRVIYDIENKPGIANLMGLMSGATGKTFAEIEAEYQGKMYGHLKGDVAEVVVSMLEPVQAEYKRIRNDRAYLDSVMKMGADKASERAAITLKKVYEAVGFVTRP; this is encoded by the coding sequence ATGAGCAAACCTATCGTATTAAGTGGTGTTCAACCATCAGGTGAACTAAGTATTGGTAACTACTTAGGTGCTCTACGTCAGTGGCAGCGAATGCAAGATGATTATGATTGCCAATATTGTGTTGTAGATCTGCATGCGATTACCGTTCGTCAAGATGCGAAAAAGCTTTATCAAGCAACCTTAGACGCACTGTCAATTTGCCTCGCTGTTGGTGTAACTCCAGAAAAAAGCACTTTGTTTGTTCAGTCGCATGTTCCTGAGCATGCACAACTCGGTTGGATTCTTAACTGCTATACCCAAATGGGTGAGCTAAACCGCATGACTCAGTTTAAAGATAAATCAAAGCGTTACGCGAACGATATCAACGTGGGTCTATATGACTACCCAGTATTAATGGCAGCGGATATTCTCGTCTATCAGGCCGAGCAAGTTCCTGTTGGTAGTGACCAAAAGCAACACCTAGAACTCGCACGTGATATCGCGAATCGCTTTAATAACATCTATGGTGAAACCTTTGTCGTGCCTGAACCCTACATTCCTGAGGTCGGTTCGCGAGTGATGAGCCTTCAAGATGCGACGAAGAAAATGTCGAAATCGGATGATAATCGTAAAAACGTTATTACGCTTCTTGAAGATCCAAAGTCTATCACCAAGAAGATAAAGAGCGCGGTTACTGACCCAGAAGACCCACCGCGCGTGATTTACGATATTGAAAATAAACCGGGTATCGCTAACCTGATGGGCCTTATGTCTGGGGCAACAGGCAAAACCTTTGCAGAAATTGAAGCCGAATATCAAGGCAAGATGTATGGACACCTAAAGGGTGATGTAGCAGAGGTGGTGGTTTCAATGCTTGAACCTGTACAAGCGGAATACAAGCGTATTCGAAATGACAGAGCCTATCTTGATTCAGTGATGAAAATGGGCGCGGATAAGGCGTCTGAGCGTGCTGCTATCACGTTGAAGAAAGTCTATGAAGCGGTGGGATTTGTTACTCGTCCTTAG